CTAAACTACAGCCCTGACTTCTTCATCTGATAGGTGCTTTGCAGCATAATCCAACACAGCCAATATATCTTCTTTGGCAAGGTCATATTCAGTCATTACTTCTTCGTAAGTCATTCCTCCAGCCAGTTTGCCGAGAACCAAATCTACAGGGACGCGGGTTCCTTTTATTACAGGTTTGCCAAATCTGACTTTTTCATCAATCGTAATTCTTGGAGCAATTTCCATAATCACTCACCTCCTGCAAAATTATAACAGATTGAAGTTTATAAAAAATTACTAAACTTTTGTTGGCGTGCTAGCCGCCTGTTGCAGGCCGCCTATCTTTTCTCATTTCAGTTCTATCAAGAAGATTAATATCTTCAACGCCTTCCCAGTTGTTATCATGCTGAGCTTTTAAAGCATTTTCCTTATTTATTACTTTCTTTTTTTGGCTATCATATGTTACAAGCAAAGCCTTTCTTTTCTTGCCTTTAACCAGTATGTGAATCATCTGTTTTTGAAATGCATGAAAACCATGCGAACCAGTTTTAAGTTCAACAAAAACAATTTCGTTGGTTTTTTTATTAAAATGAACCAAGTCAGGAAAACCTTTGCTCTTATCTAAACAAACCCATCCGTCCTTGCTCGGAAAATGTAGTTTAGCTTCCACCCTCCAAGCCTTAAGAGCTTCCTTTTCGACATCTTTAGCTTTAGGCTTCATCCTCAATTCCTTTTCACCGGCCTACAATAAACGGCTAACGTTTCCAGCATATACGACGTTGCGACCGAAGGGAGCAATGTCCCGAAGGGAGAGGCGAAAACGTAGCGTATATGCTGTGTTATGTGCCGTTGCCATCAAAAGGATTTTCAGAAACTGTTTCAAGCAAAAACAGAAAACCTCTAATCTGATTCTCAATAAGTTTATTTTTAGTATCGGGCAATTTTTTGAAGAAATCTCCATTTCTCATTATCTCAACGCCAAATGACATTACATTATTCCTAACTCCCCATAAACCCAATCAGCGGACCCACCTGGTGCTACCGTAGATTTGGGAAGGAAGAATC
Above is a window of Nitrospirota bacterium DNA encoding:
- a CDS encoding DUF433 domain-containing protein; this encodes MEIAPRITIDEKVRFGKPVIKGTRVPVDLVLGKLAGGMTYEEVMTEYDLAKEDILAVLDYAAKHLSDEEVRAVV